GTTTTCCACATATTCCTCAATGTAGTGGTATTCTCCGAACATCTCGTTATCCGGCGAGAAAGTAACCAGGGTGCCGTTTCGTTCCTCAGTGGACCGGGTATCTTCTTCTCGGGTGAGCTCGCCTTTTGAGAATTCAACGCTTGTCTTTTGCCCTTCCCGGTATGCTTCAATTTTAAAGTATTCTGAAAGGGCATTAACCGCCTTAATACCTACACCATTAAGACCAACGGATTTTTTAAACACCTTGGAATCGTATTTGGCACCGGTATTCATTTTGGAGGCTACGTCTTTCAGCTTTCCCAGCGGAACGCCTCTACCAAAATCCCTGACCGACACCTTTTTATCTTTTATATCTACCTTGATTTTTTTCCCATATCCCATCATGAACTCATCAATGGAGTTGTCCATCACTTCTTTCAGCAGTACATAAATTCCATCATCCTGGGAATTACCCTCTCCAAGTTTCCCGATATACATACCGGGCCTTCTTCTTATGTGTTCTTTCCATTCTAAGGTTCTGATGCTCTCTTCAGAATAATTTTCCGGCATATCTTGCTAATTTTGCGTAAAATTAACCAAAAGAATAATTGTTGATGAATTTGTTTTTCAACACAAATTGTTAATTACTTTCCCTGATTTGGACAAGCCAAAACCAAACAGGATGCTTTCAAGGAATTTAATGTGTTTCCGTTTTGGCTAGTCCAAATTAGCAAGCAAAATTCTGCAGTCAGAAGGAAATCTCAGATTAGCTTCATCTCCCTTAAGAGTTCAAGGGCATTCATATTTTGGGCAATTCCGTCTCTCAGTTTATAGTCATACTTCATTTCTCCATTCACGAGTTCTACTTCGAAGCTCTTATTGTGAATCCGGTCGGTATGTTTTTCCCCCAGGGTTGTCAGGGAGAGATCGTGGGTGGCAATGATGCTTGTTACCTGCATAGTGATCAACCTTTCCAGGAATGCTTTGGAGGCTTTTTCCTTATCCCGGGTATTCGTTCCGGTAAGGATCTCGTCAAGCAAAACCAAAAGGTTTTCCTTTTTGGCTGCCTGATCCACCAGTTGCTTGAGCCTTTTAATTTCAGCATAGAAGTAGCTTTCATTTTTTGAAAGGGAATCGGTGATGTTCATACTGGTGAAAAGATTGGTGAGCTTAAACTCTATATGGGCTGCACAAACCGGTGCCCCAATCATACCGAGTACAAGGTTGACCCCTATAGTTCTGAGAAACGTGCTTTTACCTGCCATATTGGCTCCTGTGATAATGAAGGTATCTCCTTTTTTGGCTATGTTAAAGCTGTTGTTGACCCGTTGGTCCTGAGGGATGAGGGGATGGCCCATATCCTCTGCCTCCAGTAGTTTCTGGGTGCCTGTTCCGGGAAACGGGTAAGATGGATGATTGTAAGAAAAGTTGGCCAAACTAATCAGCCCGTCAAAATTCCCGATGGTTTCAATCCAGCTTTCAACATGTCGGGCATAATGCCTGTGCCATTTTTCCAGCCGTATTACCTGATGTATGTCCCATAGAAAGAAAAGTTTGAGTATGATATCAGCAAGAAGATTGTTGCGGTTGTCCAGGGCATCGGAAATACGAAATAATTTTCTGATGATGCGGCTTGATGGCCGTTTGTCCGAATAAAGGCTGTTTTGCAGCTCTGTCAGTTCAGGGGCAGAAAAGTTTTGCTTTTCTATATGTTGAAGCAGTTGCATATAATTTTTCAGTGCCGGAAGTTGATTGGTAATTTTTTGATATTGGGCGTTAATTTTTGAGGAGATATTGCGGATCACCAGAAAGTTTACAAGCAAAACCAGGATGAAATAGCCGAGCGGCACCATCTCATATATGGTGAGGCCGAGCAGGAGAAAGGTCAGTATCGGCAATGCCCATCTTAGTATTTGATAGGTGATGTTACGACTGAGCCATGGCTGCTCTTTGCTCCAAACAATCAGGTGGGTGTCGTTATATTGATCAAGGTCCAGTTTTTTCCCGATGGCTGTAAATTTTTGTCTCCATTCCGGCAATTGAGACAATTCTTTAACAGCAGACTGTCTTCTGTTGATTTTTTCCCTGGAATTCAACGGGGTACGAAACCAGTTGGCCAGTTTGTTTTTGCCTGCATAGGTGCAGGTTCTGTTTATGTACTGAAAAAGGCTCGACTCACCGAAAATTTCCAGATCATTGGTATAATTATGAGCGGGATCTTTAAATTCGGCTCCACCCGAAAAATTACTGTGGTTTCCTCTTAAAGCTTCTATCTCCCCTGAATTGATCCGTATCAGATTATTGACAATCTGTGAATCATCTTTTTTCTTTACATAAAGTATAACAAGGTAGATAAAAACACCCATGATGACAGCTATAATGCCTAAACCAAGGAGAAGATCGGTTTTTATAGACAGATACCCCAGATATGCAGCCAAAACAAAAGTTATAACCCGTGCAAATGCAAGTATATTCAGCGTTTTTTTGACTTTACGATGTTCTCCCGAATATTTGGCTTGTAATTCCCTGTAATAATTAATATGTTTTTGCATGGTTCGCCTAAATTAGAAGAAAAGACCTCAAAATTAATACGCTTTTTATACATCCTATAATAATATTGAATAAATTTGTATCTTTATTGAATGTTAATCACCCAAATTCTATGAAACCATGTTAAAAACATTAGCATTAATCATCGTTGGAATGATGTTTGCTATTCCCTCCTTTTCGCAGGAGGAAGAGGAAGTTAAACTGGATACCATTTATATGCTGGGACAGACCAAAAAACTTGTTAAGGTCAGGGGAATATTTTATTCGAACGTGAAGTATAAAGAACCCGGAGATGACGAAGTCAAGAACATGAAGACAAAAAACATCCAGAAGATCGTTTATAATAATGGGAGAAAAGAGGTGTTTAATGATCCGTTGGTCGAAGATATTACGGAAACTGACTGGAGGAATGTGGTGTTTACTGAAAACAAGGAAGAAGTAGAAGGGATGTACAAAGTCGGTGAAGTAACCGGTGAATCCTCATCCCAAAACAGAACACCTCAATCTGCAGAAAGGACTGCCAAGATACGGATGAAAAAACGGGCTGCCAACAGGGGAGGAGTTATGGTTTTGGTAACCAAAACCGAGAAAAGCGGTGGCTTTGGTGAAGTACCTACTTATTATATGGAAGGCATTGCATATAGTTTTGAGGAGCCGGAGAAGGAATAATTTTTTATTGAGTATTTTTCCCGGATAATTGTCCGCAAGCAGCATCGATATCCTCACCCCTGCTTTTTCTGACGTTAACCACAAGGTTTTTACTTTCAAGAAATGCCTTGAATTCGTTGAATCGCTGAGGATCCGGCTTTTGGAAACCCGGATCGCCAATGGCATTGTATTCAATCAGATTGATTTTAACCGGGAAATTTTTGCAATATTCCGCAAGCGCTTTGGCTTCTTTCATGCTATCATTTATGCCATTGAGCATTAAGTATTCAAATGTAATCCGTTTTCCGGTCTTTTGGTTGAAATATTCCAGGGCTTTTTTCAGGGTTTCCAGATTGTATTGTTTATTAATTGGAATGAGCCGGGTTCGGGTTTCATCCAGAGCAGAATGCAGGGAAACGGCCAGGTTAAATTTGATCTCGTCGTCAGCCAGCTTTTTGATCTTTTCCGGAATGCCAATGGTAGAGAGGGTGACTCGCCGGGGAGAGAATCCAAGGCTTTTTTCAGAAGCAATCAACTGAATGGATGCTTTTACTTCTCCGTAATTGAGCAGAGGCTCACCCATACCCATGTAGACAATATTGCTGAGCGATTGATTGTATAGTTCACCGGCTTTGTTTTTTACGGTCATGATCTGGTCGAACATTTCAGCTTTCGTAAGATTCCTTTTGAAGGGAATTTTTCCTGTAGCACAAAAAGTACAATTTAATTTACAACCTACCTGAGAGGAAACACATGCTGTAATTCTCGAGCCACTGGGTATCAATACACTTTCTGTAAGATGACCGTCATGCGTTTCAAAGGCAAATTTTATCGTCCCGTCCTGGCTTGTTTGCTTGGAATGGACAGTCAGTTGGGGGATGGAAAAATTTTCGCTGAGAAACTTCCTGGTTTCTTTTGACAAATTGCTCATCTCCTCAAATGAGGTACTTCCTTTTTTCCAAAGCCATTCATACACCTGCCTTCCACGGAAAGCTTTTTTTCCTTGTTCTTTGAAAAATGAGATCAGGGCTTCTTCTGTCATCTGTCGAATATCAGGTTTGTCGTGTTCCATCCTTGTTCGATTTGCCTGCAAACCTAATCCTTTTTTATTTAAATTATAAATGATTAAATTCGTAAATTTTAACCCGAATAATTCAAGAATTATTCCTGTCTCCGACAGCACTGGAGTTGGGAACAAATAATTATTGTATAACTTTAAATAATAAATCACAGAAAAATGACAAAGAAAATCGCAAGTGTACTGATAGGTTTTTTGCTAACCATTAGTTTTTCAACGAAAGCCGATGAAGGCATGTGGTTATTGACCATGCTGGATAAAATGAACATGGACCGCATGCATGAAATGGGATTGAAGCTGTCCAAAGAAGATATTTACAGCATCAATCAATCAAGCATCAAAGATGCCGTGGTAAATTTCGGAGGATTTTGTACCGGCGAAGTCGTATCGGATAAAGGACTCATTTTTACCAATCATCATTGCGGAGAGAATTCAATCCATGAGGTTAGCACCCAGGAGAACAATTATCTAAAGAACGGATTCTGGTCGGAAACCCAGGAGGATGAGATTCCCATTGAAGATCTTTATGTTTCTTTCCTGGTGCGAATGGAAGATGTAAGTGAAAGGGTAAATTCAGAACTTACCGGGGATATGAGTGAAAGAGAGAGGAATCAAAAGATTCAGGAGATATCTTCAACAATCAAAAATGAAGCTACAGAAGATACTCATTATGAGGCCAGCGTAAGATCCTTCTATAAGGGTCGCGAATTTTACTTATTTTTATATGAGGTATACGAAGATGTCCGGTTGGTGGGTGCACCGCCGGAGTCGATAGGCAGCTACGGGGGAGACACGGATAACTGGATGTGGCCGCGCCATACAGGGGATTTTAGTGTATTCAGGGTTTATGCCGGACCGGATGGTGACCCTGCCTCTTATTCAGAGGAAAATGTTCCCCTGGAACCCAAACACCATTTTCCCGTTTCTCTGGAAGGTGTGAAGGGCGGAGATTTTTCCATGGTGCTGGGTTATCCCGGAGGTACAGATCGATATATGACTTCTTATGGTGTAAAAGAGACCAGGGATATAGTCAATCCTGCGAGAATTAAGGTACGTGAGAAGAAGCTTGAGATTATGGAGGAAACCATGCAATCCAGTGAAGATTTGGAACTAAAGTATTCCTCCAAACATTCCNNNNNNNNNNNNNNNNNNNNNNNNNNNNNNNNNNNNNNNNNNNNNNNNNNNNNNNNNNNNNNNNNNNNNNNNNNNNNNNNNNNNNNNNNNNNNNNNNNNNNNNNNNNNNNNNNNNNNNNNNNNNNNNNNNNNNNNNNNNNNNNNNNNNNNNNNNNNNNNNNNNNNNNNNNNNNNNNNNNNNNNNNNNNNNNNNNNNNNNNNNNNNNNNNNNNNNNNNNNNNNNNNNNNNNNNNNNNNNNNNNNNNNNNNNNNNNNNNNNNNNNNNNNNNNNNNNNNNNNNNNNNNNNNNNNNNNNNNNNNNNNNNNNNNNNNNNNNNNNNNNNNNNNNNNNNNNNNNNNNNNNNNNNNNNNNNNNNNNNNNNNNNNNNNNNNNNNNNNNNNNNNNNNNNNNNNNNNNNNNNNNNNNNNNNNNNNNNNNNNNNNNNNNNNNNNNNNNNNNNNNNNNNNNNNNNNNNNNNNNNNNNNNNNNNNNNNNNNNNNNNNNNNNNNNNNNNNNNNNNNNNNNNNNNNNNNNNNNNNGTATTTACTTCGATGAACAAGTTGAACAACTTTTTTGAGAATCCAAAAGTGGAAATTCTGGAAAATGATCCGGCCTATACTGCTATGCAGACCGTGCAGGATAAACTTATGGAAATCCGTCAGCAGTACCGTAGCTATGCTGACCAGCTTAGCAAAGGTCAGCGTTTGTTTATGCAAGGTCTGCGCGAAATGCAGGAGGATCAACAATTCTATCCCGAGGCCAATTTTACGATGCGCCTGACTTATGGAACCATCAACGATTTTTACCCGAGAGACGCCGTGCATTATGATTACTATACCACGATGAAGGGTATTATGCAAAAGGAAGATCCAACGAATGATGAATTCTTTGTTGAGGATAAACTGAAAACGCTGTATGAGAATAAAGATTACGGTCCCTATGGTGATGACGGGACCATGCGGGTTTGTTTTATCTCTGACAACGATATTACGGGCGGCAACTCAGGAAGTCCTGTTCTCAACGGCGAAGGAGAACTGGTAGGAATAGCTTTTGATGGCAATTGGGAATCTATGACCGGCGACATTCAATTTGAGCCCAGCCTCCAGCGAACCATTAGCGTGGATATCCGTTACGTGCTGTTCGTTATTGATAAAGTTGCAGGAGCCGACCGGCTCATTGAAGAGATGGATATTGTGGACAAGTGATAGAATGATTGAATGCCTGCCCGACTGGGACAGGCGGGCCTGTCCGCAGGTGATAAGATAATAAAGCACCAAATAACAAATTTCAAATAAATTCTAAAATTCAATGACCAAAAGTTTCAGCGCGATTATACCTATTTGATATTGAATGTTTAAATCATTGGAATTTATAAATTGGATATTATCCGTCAAAAGCCGGACAAGTTTTGTTATTTGGTGCTTGAAATTTGATACTTTAAATAAAAGATATGGCCCATGATATAGTGATATATACCGACGGCGCGTCCCGCGGAAATCCCGGCCCCGGAGGGTATGGTGTTGTGATGATGTCAGGAAAGCACAGGAAGGAGTTATCCGAGGGATTCCGAAAAACCACCAACAATCGGATGGAACTTCTGGCTGTGATCAAAGCCCTTGAACAACTCAAAAAAGAAGGCTCGAATGTCACATTGTATACCGATTCCCGTTATGTAGCCGATGCCATTGAGAAAGGCTGGGTGTTCAACTGGGAGAAGAAACGGTTTAAGAAAAAGAAAAACCCCGA
The DNA window shown above is from Bacteroidales bacterium and carries:
- a CDS encoding S46 family peptidase, with protein sequence MTKKIASVLIGFLLTISFSTKADEGMWLLTMLDKMNMDRMHEMGLKLSKEDIYSINQSSIKDAVVNFGGFCTGEVVSDKGLIFTNHHCGENSIHEVSTQENNYLKNGFWSETQEDEIPIEDLYVSFLVRMEDVSERVNSELTGDMSERERNQKIQEISSTIKNEATEDTHYEASVRSFYKGREFYLFLYEVYEDVRLVGAPPESIGSYGGDTDNWMWPRHTGDFSVFRVYAGPDGDPASYSEENVPLEPKHHFPVSLEGVKGGDFSMVLGYPGGTDRYMTSYGVKETRDIVNPARIKVREKKLEIMEETMQSSEDLELKYSSKHS
- the rnhA gene encoding ribonuclease HI; translation: MAHDIVIYTDGASRGNPGPGGYGVVMMSGKHRKELSEGFRKTTNNRMELLAVIKALEQLKKEGSNVTLYTDSRYVADAIEKGWVFNWEKKRFKKKKNPDLWKRLLELYRKHNVQFYWVEAHADITENERCDQLAVEASKEDNLSVDENYEKLGNSGNFFEE
- the rlmN gene encoding 23S rRNA (adenine(2503)-C(2))-methyltransferase RlmN; this translates as MEHDKPDIRQMTEEALISFFKEQGKKAFRGRQVYEWLWKKGSTSFEEMSNLSKETRKFLSENFSIPQLTVHSKQTSQDGTIKFAFETHDGHLTESVLIPSGSRITACVSSQVGCKLNCTFCATGKIPFKRNLTKAEMFDQIMTVKNKAGELYNQSLSNIVYMGMGEPLLNYGEVKASIQLIASEKSLGFSPRRVTLSTIGIPEKIKKLADDEIKFNLAVSLHSALDETRTRLIPINKQYNLETLKKALEYFNQKTGKRITFEYLMLNGINDSMKEAKALAEYCKNFPVKINLIEYNAIGDPGFQKPDPQRFNEFKAFLESKNLVVNVRKSRGEDIDAACGQLSGKNTQ
- a CDS encoding S46 family peptidase, with product VFTSMNKLNNFFENPKVEILENDPAYTAMQTVQDKLMEIRQQYRSYADQLSKGQRLFMQGLREMQEDQQFYPEANFTMRLTYGTINDFYPRDAVHYDYYTTMKGIMQKEDPTNDEFFVEDKLKTLYENKDYGPYGDDGTMRVCFISDNDITGGNSGSPVLNGEGELVGIAFDGNWESMTGDIQFEPSLQRTISVDIRYVLFVIDKVAGADRLIEEMDIVDK